The proteins below come from a single Magallana gigas chromosome 10, xbMagGiga1.1, whole genome shotgun sequence genomic window:
- the LOC105342989 gene encoding kinesin heavy chain isoform X1 — MMAEETASKDTYWLSETQSRRMKSWRSRRFKPFDRKRNISENEDSHDRNTKCPPSPSLSVSSIKADATLNFNMEDNDTEDVRWYIGRRRRNTEMKHLAYTMNSSPCRFPLYMADIFSKTKDGQSSASRCRCCIYLKGFEANNEKKEPEVEVIDLVGVQTDSIKPEDKYIRRPRGVQENEDNLIHRYMYEDSKTMTRKKEELKDLRTNQGLRFALKKLQAAYDEMKTEETDKSKKLKKLHTDYENLKTEETEKSKTLKKLQTGYDELKTEETEKLKKLQADFDKLKTEETEKSNKLKKLHTDYEKLKTEETEKSKTLKKLQTGYDELKTEETEKLKKLQADFDKLKTEEIEKSNKLKKLHTDYENLKTEETEKSKTLKKLQTGYDELKTEETKKLKKLQADFDELKTEETEKSKNLKKLQTDYDKLKTEETEKLKKLQADFDKLKTEETEISKNLQPVQEPSLQINYGEQLAKQDLKGLEGNVAKELQTLHSLRNLFVEDLQNRVRKSANKKEDEDDDDTGGSIAQKQKISFLESNLEQLTKVHKQLVWDNTDLQYELFKKEGRLRATMERTKSLETALKEAKEGAMRDRERYQHEVDRIKEAIRQKNLARRGHAAHALSAPIDGEAMEDRLRATMERTKSLETALKEAKEGAMRDRERYQHEVDRIKEAVRQKNLARRGHAAHALLAPIDGEAMEDRLRATMERTKSLEIALKEAKEGAMRDRERYQHEVDRIKEAVRQKNLARRGHAAHALLAPIGNTHTHTHTQARAFFLSLSLSLWNIG; from the exons ATGATGGCAGAAGAGACGGCATCTAAAGACACCTATTGGTTAAGTGAGACTCAATCTCGTCGAATGAAATCATGGCGGTCCCGAAGATTCAAGCCTTTTGACAGGAAACGCAATATAAGTGAAAATGAGGACAGCCACGACAGAAATACGAAATGTCCACCATCCCCCTCCCTATCAGTTTCAAGTATCAAAGCCGACGCAACATTGAATTTCAACATGGAGGATAATGATACTGAAGATGTAAGATGGTATATTGGAAGAAGACGAAGAAACACTGAGATGAAACATCTTGCATATACAATGAATAGTTCCCCGTGtcgatttcctctatatatggCAGATATATTTAGTAAAACTAAGGACGGGCAGAGCAGTGCATCTAGGTGTCGGTGTTGTATTTACTTAAAAG GTTTCGAGGCCAACAacg aaaaaaaagagcCTGAGGTTGAAGTGATTGATCTGGTGGGAGTACAAACAG aCTCAATCAAGCCAGAAGATAAATATATCAGGAGACCTAGAGGGGTCCAAGAAAATGAAGATAACTTAATTCATAGATATATGTACGAGGACTCTAAAACCATGactagaaaaaaagaagaactcAAGGATTTAAG AACAAACCAAGGGTTAAGGTTTGCCCTAAAGAAACTACAGGCTGCTTATGACGAAATGAAGACCGAGGAGACAGACAAATCAAAGAAATTGAAGAAACTACATACTGATTATGAAAATCTAAAGACTGAGGAGACAGAAAAATCAAAGACATTAAAGAAACTACAAACTGGTTATGACGAACTAAAGACTGAAGAGACAGAGAAATTAAAGAAACTACAGGCTGATTTTGACAAACTAAAGACCGAAGaaacagaaaaatcaaataaattaaagaaactACATACTGATTATGAAAAACTAAAGACTGAGGAGACAGAAAAATCAAAGACATTAAAGAAACTACAAACTGGTTATGACGAACTAAAGACTGAAGAGACAGAGAAATTAAAGAAACTACAGGCTGATTTTGACAAACTTAAGACCGAGGagatagaaaaatcaaataaattaaagaaactACATACTGATTATGAAAATCTAAAGACTGAGGAGACAGAAAAATCAAAGACATTAAAGAAACTACAAACTGGTTATGACGAACTAAAGACTGAAGAGACgaagaaattaaagaaactaCAGGCTGATTTTGACGAGCTAAAGACCGAGGAGACAGAAAAATCAAAGAATTTAAAGAAACTACAAACTGATTATGACAAACTAAAGACTGAAGAGacagaaaaattaaagaaactaCAGGCTGATTTTGACAAACTAAAGACCGAGGAAACAGAAATATCAAAGAATCTACAGCCAGTACAGGAGCCGTCCCTGCAGATAAATTACGGCGAGCAATTAGCTAAACAGGATCTAAAGGGGCTAGAGGGAAATGTG GCCAAAGAGCTGCAGACCCTTCACAGCTTAAGGAATCTGTTTGTAGAAGACTTACAGAACCGTGTTAGAAAG TCAGCCAATAAGAAAGAGGATGAGGATGATGATGACACAGGAGGAAGCATTGCACAGAAACAGAAGATATCATTCCTAGAGAGCAACCTGGAACAGCTGACCAAAGTCCACAAACAG CTTGTGTGGGATAACACAGACCTGCAGTATGAACTTTTTAAGAAGGAGGGCAGACTGCGAGCCACAATGGAGAGAACGAAATCCCTGGAGACCGCGCTAAAGGAGGCCAAGGAGGGTGCCATGAGAGACAGGGAGCG ATACCAACATGAGGTGGACAGAATAAAGGAAGCAATCAGACAAAAGAATCTCGCCAGGCGGGGCCATGCCGCTCATGCACTGTCGGCACCGATTg atggcgaggcgatgGAGGACAGACTGCGAGCCACAATGGAGAGAACGAAATCCCTGGAGACCGCGCTAAAGGAGGCCAAGGAGGGTGCCATGAGAGACAGGGAGCG ATACCAACATGAGGTGGACAGAATAAAGGAAGCAGTCAGACAAAAGAATCTCGCCAGACGGGGCCATGCCGCTCATGCACTGTTGGCACCGATTg atggcgaggcgatgGAGGACAGACTGCGAGCCACAATGGAGAGAACGAAATCCCTGGAGATCGCGCTAAAGGAGGCCAAGGAGGGTGCCATGAGAGACAGGGAGCG ATACCAACATGAGGTGGACAGAATAAAGGAAGCAGTCAGACAAAAGAATCTCGCCAGGCGGGGCCATGCCGCTCATGCACTGTTGGCACCGATTggtaacacacacacacacacacacacacaagcgcgcgctttctttctctctctctctctctcactttGGAATATCGGCTAG
- the LOC105342989 gene encoding kinesin heavy chain isoform X3 encodes MMAEETASKDTYWLSETQSRRMKSWRSRRFKPFDRKRNISENEDSHDRNTKCPPSPSLSVSSIKADATLNFNMEDNDTEDVRWYIGRRRRNTEMKHLAYTMNSSPCRFPLYMADIFSKTKDGQSSASRCRCCIYLKGFEANNEKKEPEVEVIDLVGVQTDSIKPEDKYIRRPRGVQENEDNLIHRYMYEDSKTMTRKKEELKDLRTNQGLRFALKKLQAAYDEMKTEETDKSKKLKKLHTDYENLKTEETEKSKTLKKLQTGYDELKTEETEKLKKLQADFDKLKTEETEKSNKLKKLHTDYEKLKTEETEKSKTLKKLQTGYDELKTEETEKLKKLQADFDKLKTEEIEKSNKLKKLHTDYENLKTEETEKSKTLKKLQTGYDELKTEETKKLKKLQADFDELKTEETEKSKNLKKLQTDYDKLKTEETEKLKKLQADFDKLKTEETEISKNLQPVQEPSLQINYGEQLAKQDLKGLEGNVAKELQTLHSLRNLFVEDLQNRVRKSANKKEDEDDDDTGGSIAQKQKISFLESNLEQLTKVHKQLVWDNTDLQYELFKKEGRLRATMERTKSLETALKEAKEGAMRDRERYQHEVDRIKEAIRQKNLARRGHAAHALSAPIDGEAMEDRLRATMERTKSLEIALKEAKEGAMRDRERYQHEVDRIKEAVRQKNLARRGHAAHALLAPIGNTHTHTHTQARAFFLSLSLSLWNIG; translated from the exons ATGATGGCAGAAGAGACGGCATCTAAAGACACCTATTGGTTAAGTGAGACTCAATCTCGTCGAATGAAATCATGGCGGTCCCGAAGATTCAAGCCTTTTGACAGGAAACGCAATATAAGTGAAAATGAGGACAGCCACGACAGAAATACGAAATGTCCACCATCCCCCTCCCTATCAGTTTCAAGTATCAAAGCCGACGCAACATTGAATTTCAACATGGAGGATAATGATACTGAAGATGTAAGATGGTATATTGGAAGAAGACGAAGAAACACTGAGATGAAACATCTTGCATATACAATGAATAGTTCCCCGTGtcgatttcctctatatatggCAGATATATTTAGTAAAACTAAGGACGGGCAGAGCAGTGCATCTAGGTGTCGGTGTTGTATTTACTTAAAAG GTTTCGAGGCCAACAacg aaaaaaaagagcCTGAGGTTGAAGTGATTGATCTGGTGGGAGTACAAACAG aCTCAATCAAGCCAGAAGATAAATATATCAGGAGACCTAGAGGGGTCCAAGAAAATGAAGATAACTTAATTCATAGATATATGTACGAGGACTCTAAAACCATGactagaaaaaaagaagaactcAAGGATTTAAG AACAAACCAAGGGTTAAGGTTTGCCCTAAAGAAACTACAGGCTGCTTATGACGAAATGAAGACCGAGGAGACAGACAAATCAAAGAAATTGAAGAAACTACATACTGATTATGAAAATCTAAAGACTGAGGAGACAGAAAAATCAAAGACATTAAAGAAACTACAAACTGGTTATGACGAACTAAAGACTGAAGAGACAGAGAAATTAAAGAAACTACAGGCTGATTTTGACAAACTAAAGACCGAAGaaacagaaaaatcaaataaattaaagaaactACATACTGATTATGAAAAACTAAAGACTGAGGAGACAGAAAAATCAAAGACATTAAAGAAACTACAAACTGGTTATGACGAACTAAAGACTGAAGAGACAGAGAAATTAAAGAAACTACAGGCTGATTTTGACAAACTTAAGACCGAGGagatagaaaaatcaaataaattaaagaaactACATACTGATTATGAAAATCTAAAGACTGAGGAGACAGAAAAATCAAAGACATTAAAGAAACTACAAACTGGTTATGACGAACTAAAGACTGAAGAGACgaagaaattaaagaaactaCAGGCTGATTTTGACGAGCTAAAGACCGAGGAGACAGAAAAATCAAAGAATTTAAAGAAACTACAAACTGATTATGACAAACTAAAGACTGAAGAGacagaaaaattaaagaaactaCAGGCTGATTTTGACAAACTAAAGACCGAGGAAACAGAAATATCAAAGAATCTACAGCCAGTACAGGAGCCGTCCCTGCAGATAAATTACGGCGAGCAATTAGCTAAACAGGATCTAAAGGGGCTAGAGGGAAATGTG GCCAAAGAGCTGCAGACCCTTCACAGCTTAAGGAATCTGTTTGTAGAAGACTTACAGAACCGTGTTAGAAAG TCAGCCAATAAGAAAGAGGATGAGGATGATGATGACACAGGAGGAAGCATTGCACAGAAACAGAAGATATCATTCCTAGAGAGCAACCTGGAACAGCTGACCAAAGTCCACAAACAG CTTGTGTGGGATAACACAGACCTGCAGTATGAACTTTTTAAGAAGGAGGGCAGACTGCGAGCCACAATGGAGAGAACGAAATCCCTGGAGACCGCGCTAAAGGAGGCCAAGGAGGGTGCCATGAGAGACAGGGAGCG ATACCAACATGAGGTGGACAGAATAAAGGAAGCAATCAGACAAAAGAATCTCGCCAGGCGGGGCCATGCCGCTCATGCACTGTCGGCACCGATTg atggcgaggcgatgGAGGACAGACTGCGAGCCACAATGGAGAGAACGAAATCCCTGGAGATCGCGCTAAAGGAGGCCAAGGAGGGTGCCATGAGAGACAGGGAGCG ATACCAACATGAGGTGGACAGAATAAAGGAAGCAGTCAGACAAAAGAATCTCGCCAGGCGGGGCCATGCCGCTCATGCACTGTTGGCACCGATTggtaacacacacacacacacacacacacaagcgcgcgctttctttctctctctctctctctcactttGGAATATCGGCTAG
- the LOC105342989 gene encoding kinesin heavy chain isoform X2, producing MMAEETASKDTYWLSETQSRRMKSWRSRRFKPFDRKRNISENEDSHDRNTKCPPSPSLSVSSIKADATLNFNMEDNDTEDVRWYIGRRRRNTEMKHLAYTMNSSPCRFPLYMADIFSKTKDGQSSASRCRCCIYLKEKKEPEVEVIDLVGVQTDSIKPEDKYIRRPRGVQENEDNLIHRYMYEDSKTMTRKKEELKDLRTNQGLRFALKKLQAAYDEMKTEETDKSKKLKKLHTDYENLKTEETEKSKTLKKLQTGYDELKTEETEKLKKLQADFDKLKTEETEKSNKLKKLHTDYEKLKTEETEKSKTLKKLQTGYDELKTEETEKLKKLQADFDKLKTEEIEKSNKLKKLHTDYENLKTEETEKSKTLKKLQTGYDELKTEETKKLKKLQADFDELKTEETEKSKNLKKLQTDYDKLKTEETEKLKKLQADFDKLKTEETEISKNLQPVQEPSLQINYGEQLAKQDLKGLEGNVAKELQTLHSLRNLFVEDLQNRVRKSANKKEDEDDDDTGGSIAQKQKISFLESNLEQLTKVHKQLVWDNTDLQYELFKKEGRLRATMERTKSLETALKEAKEGAMRDRERYQHEVDRIKEAIRQKNLARRGHAAHALSAPIDGEAMEDRLRATMERTKSLETALKEAKEGAMRDRERYQHEVDRIKEAVRQKNLARRGHAAHALLAPIDGEAMEDRLRATMERTKSLEIALKEAKEGAMRDRERYQHEVDRIKEAVRQKNLARRGHAAHALLAPIGNTHTHTHTQARAFFLSLSLSLWNIG from the exons ATGATGGCAGAAGAGACGGCATCTAAAGACACCTATTGGTTAAGTGAGACTCAATCTCGTCGAATGAAATCATGGCGGTCCCGAAGATTCAAGCCTTTTGACAGGAAACGCAATATAAGTGAAAATGAGGACAGCCACGACAGAAATACGAAATGTCCACCATCCCCCTCCCTATCAGTTTCAAGTATCAAAGCCGACGCAACATTGAATTTCAACATGGAGGATAATGATACTGAAGATGTAAGATGGTATATTGGAAGAAGACGAAGAAACACTGAGATGAAACATCTTGCATATACAATGAATAGTTCCCCGTGtcgatttcctctatatatggCAGATATATTTAGTAAAACTAAGGACGGGCAGAGCAGTGCATCTAGGTGTCGGTGTTGTATTTACTTAAAAG aaaaaaaagagcCTGAGGTTGAAGTGATTGATCTGGTGGGAGTACAAACAG aCTCAATCAAGCCAGAAGATAAATATATCAGGAGACCTAGAGGGGTCCAAGAAAATGAAGATAACTTAATTCATAGATATATGTACGAGGACTCTAAAACCATGactagaaaaaaagaagaactcAAGGATTTAAG AACAAACCAAGGGTTAAGGTTTGCCCTAAAGAAACTACAGGCTGCTTATGACGAAATGAAGACCGAGGAGACAGACAAATCAAAGAAATTGAAGAAACTACATACTGATTATGAAAATCTAAAGACTGAGGAGACAGAAAAATCAAAGACATTAAAGAAACTACAAACTGGTTATGACGAACTAAAGACTGAAGAGACAGAGAAATTAAAGAAACTACAGGCTGATTTTGACAAACTAAAGACCGAAGaaacagaaaaatcaaataaattaaagaaactACATACTGATTATGAAAAACTAAAGACTGAGGAGACAGAAAAATCAAAGACATTAAAGAAACTACAAACTGGTTATGACGAACTAAAGACTGAAGAGACAGAGAAATTAAAGAAACTACAGGCTGATTTTGACAAACTTAAGACCGAGGagatagaaaaatcaaataaattaaagaaactACATACTGATTATGAAAATCTAAAGACTGAGGAGACAGAAAAATCAAAGACATTAAAGAAACTACAAACTGGTTATGACGAACTAAAGACTGAAGAGACgaagaaattaaagaaactaCAGGCTGATTTTGACGAGCTAAAGACCGAGGAGACAGAAAAATCAAAGAATTTAAAGAAACTACAAACTGATTATGACAAACTAAAGACTGAAGAGacagaaaaattaaagaaactaCAGGCTGATTTTGACAAACTAAAGACCGAGGAAACAGAAATATCAAAGAATCTACAGCCAGTACAGGAGCCGTCCCTGCAGATAAATTACGGCGAGCAATTAGCTAAACAGGATCTAAAGGGGCTAGAGGGAAATGTG GCCAAAGAGCTGCAGACCCTTCACAGCTTAAGGAATCTGTTTGTAGAAGACTTACAGAACCGTGTTAGAAAG TCAGCCAATAAGAAAGAGGATGAGGATGATGATGACACAGGAGGAAGCATTGCACAGAAACAGAAGATATCATTCCTAGAGAGCAACCTGGAACAGCTGACCAAAGTCCACAAACAG CTTGTGTGGGATAACACAGACCTGCAGTATGAACTTTTTAAGAAGGAGGGCAGACTGCGAGCCACAATGGAGAGAACGAAATCCCTGGAGACCGCGCTAAAGGAGGCCAAGGAGGGTGCCATGAGAGACAGGGAGCG ATACCAACATGAGGTGGACAGAATAAAGGAAGCAATCAGACAAAAGAATCTCGCCAGGCGGGGCCATGCCGCTCATGCACTGTCGGCACCGATTg atggcgaggcgatgGAGGACAGACTGCGAGCCACAATGGAGAGAACGAAATCCCTGGAGACCGCGCTAAAGGAGGCCAAGGAGGGTGCCATGAGAGACAGGGAGCG ATACCAACATGAGGTGGACAGAATAAAGGAAGCAGTCAGACAAAAGAATCTCGCCAGACGGGGCCATGCCGCTCATGCACTGTTGGCACCGATTg atggcgaggcgatgGAGGACAGACTGCGAGCCACAATGGAGAGAACGAAATCCCTGGAGATCGCGCTAAAGGAGGCCAAGGAGGGTGCCATGAGAGACAGGGAGCG ATACCAACATGAGGTGGACAGAATAAAGGAAGCAGTCAGACAAAAGAATCTCGCCAGGCGGGGCCATGCCGCTCATGCACTGTTGGCACCGATTggtaacacacacacacacacacacacacaagcgcgcgctttctttctctctctctctctctcactttGGAATATCGGCTAG
- the LOC105342989 gene encoding kinesin heavy chain isoform X4 codes for MSSLFIEKSCAEIPVKSPSASTINADEDVDLRNIIEKKEPEVEVIDLVGVQTDSIKPEDKYIRRPRGVQENEDNLIHRYMYEDSKTMTRKKEELKDLRTNQGLRFALKKLQAAYDEMKTEETDKSKKLKKLHTDYENLKTEETEKSKTLKKLQTGYDELKTEETEKLKKLQADFDKLKTEETEKSNKLKKLHTDYEKLKTEETEKSKTLKKLQTGYDELKTEETEKLKKLQADFDKLKTEEIEKSNKLKKLHTDYENLKTEETEKSKTLKKLQTGYDELKTEETKKLKKLQADFDELKTEETEKSKNLKKLQTDYDKLKTEETEKLKKLQADFDKLKTEETEISKNLQPVQEPSLQINYGEQLAKQDLKGLEGNVAKELQTLHSLRNLFVEDLQNRVRKSANKKEDEDDDDTGGSIAQKQKISFLESNLEQLTKVHKQLVWDNTDLQYELFKKEGRLRATMERTKSLETALKEAKEGAMRDRERYQHEVDRIKEAIRQKNLARRGHAAHALSAPIDGEAMEDRLRATMERTKSLETALKEAKEGAMRDRERYQHEVDRIKEAVRQKNLARRGHAAHALLAPIDGEAMEDRLRATMERTKSLEIALKEAKEGAMRDRERYQHEVDRIKEAVRQKNLARRGHAAHALLAPIGNTHTHTHTQARAFFLSLSLSLWNIG; via the exons ATGTCTTCTCTCTTCATTGAGAAATCATGTGCAGAGATACCTGTTAAAAGCCCTAGTGCCTCTACCATAAATGCTGACGAAGATGTTGATCTTCGCAACATCATTG aaaaaaaagagcCTGAGGTTGAAGTGATTGATCTGGTGGGAGTACAAACAG aCTCAATCAAGCCAGAAGATAAATATATCAGGAGACCTAGAGGGGTCCAAGAAAATGAAGATAACTTAATTCATAGATATATGTACGAGGACTCTAAAACCATGactagaaaaaaagaagaactcAAGGATTTAAG AACAAACCAAGGGTTAAGGTTTGCCCTAAAGAAACTACAGGCTGCTTATGACGAAATGAAGACCGAGGAGACAGACAAATCAAAGAAATTGAAGAAACTACATACTGATTATGAAAATCTAAAGACTGAGGAGACAGAAAAATCAAAGACATTAAAGAAACTACAAACTGGTTATGACGAACTAAAGACTGAAGAGACAGAGAAATTAAAGAAACTACAGGCTGATTTTGACAAACTAAAGACCGAAGaaacagaaaaatcaaataaattaaagaaactACATACTGATTATGAAAAACTAAAGACTGAGGAGACAGAAAAATCAAAGACATTAAAGAAACTACAAACTGGTTATGACGAACTAAAGACTGAAGAGACAGAGAAATTAAAGAAACTACAGGCTGATTTTGACAAACTTAAGACCGAGGagatagaaaaatcaaataaattaaagaaactACATACTGATTATGAAAATCTAAAGACTGAGGAGACAGAAAAATCAAAGACATTAAAGAAACTACAAACTGGTTATGACGAACTAAAGACTGAAGAGACgaagaaattaaagaaactaCAGGCTGATTTTGACGAGCTAAAGACCGAGGAGACAGAAAAATCAAAGAATTTAAAGAAACTACAAACTGATTATGACAAACTAAAGACTGAAGAGacagaaaaattaaagaaactaCAGGCTGATTTTGACAAACTAAAGACCGAGGAAACAGAAATATCAAAGAATCTACAGCCAGTACAGGAGCCGTCCCTGCAGATAAATTACGGCGAGCAATTAGCTAAACAGGATCTAAAGGGGCTAGAGGGAAATGTG GCCAAAGAGCTGCAGACCCTTCACAGCTTAAGGAATCTGTTTGTAGAAGACTTACAGAACCGTGTTAGAAAG TCAGCCAATAAGAAAGAGGATGAGGATGATGATGACACAGGAGGAAGCATTGCACAGAAACAGAAGATATCATTCCTAGAGAGCAACCTGGAACAGCTGACCAAAGTCCACAAACAG CTTGTGTGGGATAACACAGACCTGCAGTATGAACTTTTTAAGAAGGAGGGCAGACTGCGAGCCACAATGGAGAGAACGAAATCCCTGGAGACCGCGCTAAAGGAGGCCAAGGAGGGTGCCATGAGAGACAGGGAGCG ATACCAACATGAGGTGGACAGAATAAAGGAAGCAATCAGACAAAAGAATCTCGCCAGGCGGGGCCATGCCGCTCATGCACTGTCGGCACCGATTg atggcgaggcgatgGAGGACAGACTGCGAGCCACAATGGAGAGAACGAAATCCCTGGAGACCGCGCTAAAGGAGGCCAAGGAGGGTGCCATGAGAGACAGGGAGCG ATACCAACATGAGGTGGACAGAATAAAGGAAGCAGTCAGACAAAAGAATCTCGCCAGACGGGGCCATGCCGCTCATGCACTGTTGGCACCGATTg atggcgaggcgatgGAGGACAGACTGCGAGCCACAATGGAGAGAACGAAATCCCTGGAGATCGCGCTAAAGGAGGCCAAGGAGGGTGCCATGAGAGACAGGGAGCG ATACCAACATGAGGTGGACAGAATAAAGGAAGCAGTCAGACAAAAGAATCTCGCCAGGCGGGGCCATGCCGCTCATGCACTGTTGGCACCGATTggtaacacacacacacacacacacacacaagcgcgcgctttctttctctctctctctctctcactttGGAATATCGGCTAG
- the LOC105342989 gene encoding kinesin heavy chain isoform X5 yields the protein MYEDSKTMTRKKEELKDLRTNQGLRFALKKLQAAYDEMKTEETDKSKKLKKLHTDYENLKTEETEKSKTLKKLQTGYDELKTEETEKLKKLQADFDKLKTEETEKSNKLKKLHTDYEKLKTEETEKSKTLKKLQTGYDELKTEETEKLKKLQADFDKLKTEEIEKSNKLKKLHTDYENLKTEETEKSKTLKKLQTGYDELKTEETKKLKKLQADFDELKTEETEKSKNLKKLQTDYDKLKTEETEKLKKLQADFDKLKTEETEISKNLQPVQEPSLQINYGEQLAKQDLKGLEGNVAKELQTLHSLRNLFVEDLQNRVRKSANKKEDEDDDDTGGSIAQKQKISFLESNLEQLTKVHKQLVWDNTDLQYELFKKEGRLRATMERTKSLETALKEAKEGAMRDRERYQHEVDRIKEAIRQKNLARRGHAAHALSAPIDGEAMEDRLRATMERTKSLETALKEAKEGAMRDRERYQHEVDRIKEAVRQKNLARRGHAAHALLAPIDGEAMEDRLRATMERTKSLEIALKEAKEGAMRDRERYQHEVDRIKEAVRQKNLARRGHAAHALLAPIGNTHTHTHTQARAFFLSLSLSLWNIG from the exons ATGTACGAGGACTCTAAAACCATGactagaaaaaaagaagaactcAAGGATTTAAG AACAAACCAAGGGTTAAGGTTTGCCCTAAAGAAACTACAGGCTGCTTATGACGAAATGAAGACCGAGGAGACAGACAAATCAAAGAAATTGAAGAAACTACATACTGATTATGAAAATCTAAAGACTGAGGAGACAGAAAAATCAAAGACATTAAAGAAACTACAAACTGGTTATGACGAACTAAAGACTGAAGAGACAGAGAAATTAAAGAAACTACAGGCTGATTTTGACAAACTAAAGACCGAAGaaacagaaaaatcaaataaattaaagaaactACATACTGATTATGAAAAACTAAAGACTGAGGAGACAGAAAAATCAAAGACATTAAAGAAACTACAAACTGGTTATGACGAACTAAAGACTGAAGAGACAGAGAAATTAAAGAAACTACAGGCTGATTTTGACAAACTTAAGACCGAGGagatagaaaaatcaaataaattaaagaaactACATACTGATTATGAAAATCTAAAGACTGAGGAGACAGAAAAATCAAAGACATTAAAGAAACTACAAACTGGTTATGACGAACTAAAGACTGAAGAGACgaagaaattaaagaaactaCAGGCTGATTTTGACGAGCTAAAGACCGAGGAGACAGAAAAATCAAAGAATTTAAAGAAACTACAAACTGATTATGACAAACTAAAGACTGAAGAGacagaaaaattaaagaaactaCAGGCTGATTTTGACAAACTAAAGACCGAGGAAACAGAAATATCAAAGAATCTACAGCCAGTACAGGAGCCGTCCCTGCAGATAAATTACGGCGAGCAATTAGCTAAACAGGATCTAAAGGGGCTAGAGGGAAATGTG GCCAAAGAGCTGCAGACCCTTCACAGCTTAAGGAATCTGTTTGTAGAAGACTTACAGAACCGTGTTAGAAAG TCAGCCAATAAGAAAGAGGATGAGGATGATGATGACACAGGAGGAAGCATTGCACAGAAACAGAAGATATCATTCCTAGAGAGCAACCTGGAACAGCTGACCAAAGTCCACAAACAG CTTGTGTGGGATAACACAGACCTGCAGTATGAACTTTTTAAGAAGGAGGGCAGACTGCGAGCCACAATGGAGAGAACGAAATCCCTGGAGACCGCGCTAAAGGAGGCCAAGGAGGGTGCCATGAGAGACAGGGAGCG ATACCAACATGAGGTGGACAGAATAAAGGAAGCAATCAGACAAAAGAATCTCGCCAGGCGGGGCCATGCCGCTCATGCACTGTCGGCACCGATTg atggcgaggcgatgGAGGACAGACTGCGAGCCACAATGGAGAGAACGAAATCCCTGGAGACCGCGCTAAAGGAGGCCAAGGAGGGTGCCATGAGAGACAGGGAGCG ATACCAACATGAGGTGGACAGAATAAAGGAAGCAGTCAGACAAAAGAATCTCGCCAGACGGGGCCATGCCGCTCATGCACTGTTGGCACCGATTg atggcgaggcgatgGAGGACAGACTGCGAGCCACAATGGAGAGAACGAAATCCCTGGAGATCGCGCTAAAGGAGGCCAAGGAGGGTGCCATGAGAGACAGGGAGCG ATACCAACATGAGGTGGACAGAATAAAGGAAGCAGTCAGACAAAAGAATCTCGCCAGGCGGGGCCATGCCGCTCATGCACTGTTGGCACCGATTggtaacacacacacacacacacacacacaagcgcgcgctttctttctctctctctctctctcactttGGAATATCGGCTAG